Proteins from a single region of Hypanus sabinus isolate sHypSab1 chromosome 26, sHypSab1.hap1, whole genome shotgun sequence:
- the rhoub gene encoding ras homolog family member Ub: protein MPPHDLLDYRVQLAPPVPPHRPRQDTRNGSPRERFLKCVLLGDGAVGKTSLVVSYTTNGYPTKYVPTAFDDFSAVVQVNGTPIRLQLCDTAGQDEFDKLRPFCYHNSAVFLLCFSVVSPSSFQNVVEKWMPEIRSHCPTAPVVLVGTQCDLRGDVKVLIDLAACKEKPVPSAAAHSQAEKIGAVAYIECSSLTQKNLKEVFDMAIVCGLRQLDRQEASERKMRALTANKMRTLSRSWWKKYICVV from the exons ATGCCTCCCCACGACCTGTTGGACTACCGAGTACAGCTCGCTCCTCCCGTGCCGCCGCACAGACCCAGGCAGGACACCCGGAACGGCAGCCCCCGGGAGCGGTTCCTCAAATGCGTCCTACTGGGAGATGGGGCAGTCGGTAAAACAAGCCTCGTCGTCAGTTATACAACGAACGGTTACCCAACCAAGTACGTCCCAACCGCTTTTGACGACTTCTCGG CTGTGGTGCAGGTCAACGGGACCCCAATAAGACTGCAGCTGTGCGATACGGCAGGCCAA GACGAGTTCGACAAGCTCCGTCCCTTCTGTTACCACAACTCGGCCGTCTTCCTCCTCTGCTTCAGCGTGGTCAGTCCCTCGTCCTTCCAGAACGTGGTGGAGAAGTGGATGCCCGAGATCCGGTCCCACTGCCCCACCGCCCCTGTGGTCCTGGTGGGAACCCAGTGTGACCTTCGCGGAGACGTCAAGGTGCTGATTGACCTGGCCGCTTGCAAGGAGAAGCCAGTACCCTCGGCCGCGGCCCACAGCCAGGCCGAGAAGATCGGGGCCGTGGCCTACATTGAGTGCTCCTCGTTGACTCAGAAGAACCTAAAGGAGGTCTTCGACATGGCCATTGTCTGCGGCCTCCGTCAGTTGGACAGGCAGGAGGCCAGCGAGCGCAAGATGAGGGCTCTTACCGCCAACAAAATGAGGACTCTGTCGCGATCCTGGTGGAAAAAGTACATCTGCGTTGTATGA